A segment of the uncultured Desulfobulbus sp. genome:
GCTGGTCATTGAGATAGGTTTTGATCTCCACTCTCTTCCTCGGTGAAAGGGATTGCTTCCAGGCTGCCGTTTTTGTTGAGCAACAACTCGACTTGAGTTTTGGCCTCATCGAGCTTACCGTTACAGAACTGAAGCAGTGCCATTCCCTCGTTGAATTTTTCCAGACTTTTTTCCAGGCTCAGATCACCGCTTTCCAGTTCCTCGGTGATCTGTTCCAGTTTGGTCAGTGCATTTTCAAAGGTCTTTTTTGCCATAGAGCGGTTCCGTCCGCCTGTAGGTGATCACGATTTTTATTTGCCGAAAGATGCAGGCAAGGGTAAACGTTTATACTAAACATTCTGTACGTTCCTTTCAACCTCATCTTTCGTGATGACCAGTCTTGTCGAACGATTCGTAACCTGGCTGCTTGTGGAAAAGGGCTATTCGCCCCATACGGCCGACGGCTATCAAAGAGACCTGCTCGAGTTTCTTCAGTTTTCCGGGCCTTCGCTGAACCCGGAGGCTCTGACACCCGTGGTGGTGCAGTCCTTTGTCGGCTCGTTGTACAACCGCAACGCCAGTGCCTCGGTGGCCAGGAAACTTTCGGCCTTGCGCACCTTTTTTCGTTTTCTCAAGCGGGAACATCTGCTCAGCTCGGACCCGCTGGCCGGAGTGGCCGGGCCCAAACAGGGGCAGCATATCCCTGCCTTTCTCACCGTTGACGAGGTGTTCGCCCTGCTCGAGGCACCGGTGGTCTCCGATCGTTACTGGCGACGGGATCGAGCCCTGCTGGAGATCCTCTATGCTACCGGCATGCGGGTTTCGGAGGTGGTGGGCGCAAACATCGAGGACATTGATCTGGGGGAAGAGATGGTGCGGGTTCACGGCAAGGGCAACAAGGAGCGGATCGTCCCTTTCGGGCGTGCGGCCCGTGAAGCGCTCGAGCAGTATCTGCCCGAGCGGCACTCCCTGCAGTTGGCCCGGGTCCTCAGGGGACGTGCTGCCGATGAGCAGGCCTGCTTTCTCAATGGCCAGGGAAGTCGGCTGAGCGTGCGCAGTGTGGAGCGGCTCATTCAGACCTACGCGCAGCGGGCCGGAATCGGGGTGACGGTTACTCCCCATGCGCTGCGCCACTCCTTTGCCACCCACCTTTTGGAGATGGGGGCGGATCTGCGCACCGTTCAGGAACTGCTCGGTCATGTCAGTCTTTCCACCACCCAGAAATACACCCATCTCAACCTTGACCATCTCTCCCGGGTGTATGATCGGGCCCATCCCCAGGCAAAGATGTCCTCCCGCTGAGTACGGCTGAGGCTTGACGGCTTTTTTGATCGTGGTTACAGGTCAAAGCCAACTTTCCTTCGTTAACCTCATCCTCTGTAGACCCTATGCACAAACCAATCATTCGTTCCACCACCATTGTCGCCATTCGCCACAAGGGTGAAGTTGTGGTTGCCGGCGACGGTCAGGTGACCCTTGGCTCCACGGTCATCAAACACCAGGCGCGCAAGGTGCGTCGGCTCTACCACGACAAGGTGATCACCGGTTTCGCCGGATCCACCGCCGATGCCTTTACCCTCTATGACCGGCTGGAATCCAAGCTCGAGCAGTTCAACGGCAACCTGATGCGCTCGGCGGTTGAGTTGGCCAAGGACTGGCGGATGGACAAGATGCTACGGCGGCTGGAAGCGATGCTGATCGCGGTGGATGCAAAACATTCCCTGTTGCTTTCCGGAACCGGCGACGTGATCGAGGCCGATGATTCCATCCTTGCCATCGGTTCCGGCGGACCCTATGCCCTGGCAGCCGCCCGTGCCCTGGTCGCCCATTCCGATCTCGATGCCGAGGCCATTGCCCGCACCTCCCTGGAAATTGCCGGCTCAATTTGCATCTATACCAACTCCAACATCGTTGTCGAAAAAATATGAAAGGCATCAATTCATTAACACCCCGGCAAACCGTTGCCGAGCTCGACCGCTATATCATCGGTCAGGCAGACGCCAAACGTTCGGTGGCCATCGCCCTGCGCAACCGCTGGCGGCGTCAGCAGGTCGAGCCGCCGCTTCGGGAGGAGATCGCGCCGAAGAACATCATCATGATCGGGCCCACCGGTGTGGGTAAGACCGAGATCGCCCGTCGTCTGGCCCAGTTGGCCCAGTCGCCGTTTCTCAAGGTGGAAGCCTCCAAGTTCACCGAGGTCGGTTATGTGGGGAGGGACGTGGAATCCATGATTCGCGATCTCACCCAACTGGCGATCAACATGGTCACCAAGGAGGAGCAGGAAGGCGTCCAGGAAAAGGCGGCGGTCATGGCCGAGGAGCGCTTGCTCGATCTGCTCTTACCGCCCGTGGGGGGGCAGGCCGGAGTGGCCACCACGCCTGCCTCCAATGTGATCCCGCTTGGCTACGAAGGCGGCGATCGCCGGGATGAGAGCCGTGCCCAGACCACCCGCGAACGGTTTCGCGAGATGCTCCGCAAGGGCGATCTCGATGATCGGATGGTGGAGATGAGCGTCTCCGCAACCGGCGCTACCCCCGTGGTCGAGGTCTTTTCCGCCTCGGGAATGGAAGAAATGCAGAGTTCGCTCCAGGATGCCTTTTCCAAGTTTTTTCCCAAGAAAAAGCAGACCAAGAAGATCAAGGTGCCCGAGGCCCTCGAACTGTTGAAACGGGAGGAGGCCGAGCGACTGGTGGATCACGAGAGCGTCAGCGAGAAGGCCATTCGCCGCACCGAGCAATCCGGCATCATCTTTCTTGACGAGATCGACAAGATCGCCGCCCGCAGCGGTGCCGGCTCCGGCTCGCCCGATGTCTCACGTGAAGGCGTGCAGCGCGATTTGCTGCCGATCGTCGAGGGCACCACCGTGACCACCAAGTACGGCCCGGTCAAGACCGATCACATCCTCTTTATCGCCAGCGGCGCCTTTCACATGGCCAAGCCCTCGGATCTGGCGCCCGAGCTTCAGGGGCGTTTTCCGATCCGGGTCAACCTGCATGCATTGGGGGAGGAAGAGTTTTTCCGTATCCTCACCGAGCCGCAGAATGCGCTGATCAAGCAGTATCAGGCCCTGCTTGCCACCGAGGAGATCAATCTGATTTTCGAGGAAGAGGCTATCCGCGAGATGGCCAGAATAGCGGTTCAGGTAAACCAGAAAACCGAGGATATCGGTGCCCGTCGCCTGCATACCGTGGTCGAACGGGTGCTGGACGAGGTCTCCTTCGATGCCTCGGACCGGGAAGATCTCACCTTCACCGTCACCGCGGACTATGTCCGCCGTCAGTTGGACGATATTTCCGAGAACCAGGATTTGAGCCGATATATTCTGTAAACGAGGCGGGGATGAAGCTTGAGGACATCGATCCGGACCTGAAATACTGTTCGCAGTGCGGCGATGAATACCGCGCTGAAATGGAGACCTGCGCCTCCTGCGGGATTACCCTCCAGTGGGGCCATGCGCTCCTTGCAGCTGGCGCCGGCAAGAGTGCTGCCCCGCAAGCTCCGGTGGGCATCGCTCCTGAAGAGGCGGCGGTCAGTATCCGCAAGGGGCCGATGCTGCAGATCAAGGAGTTACAGCGCTTTTTACAAAGCCGCGGCTTGGCCGCAAGGATCGCCAAAGAGGAGGGCGCAGGCTGTGGATGTCGCGGGCCGGAGGTGATTCTCCAGGTGCGGGAAGGGGATCTGCAGCAGGTCATGGCCCTACTTGCCGAGGAGTACTGGTCGAGCACCGGTCTGGACGACCACGATACCCAATTTGCTGGCGCGGTGTTTGATGAACGGGAACAAGAGACCCTCTGCCCGGCCTGCGGCTACCGTTTTTCCACCCGTGAAACCACCTGTCCCGACTGCGGACTGTGCTTTGGTTGAATTCATGCCAACAGATGGCGGAGAACGATCGCGTGTTTGTGATCTAAGGGCAGTCCTTCTTATGCCTCAACTCCTTTGGGTGAAGCCAGGGTGAGGCGCATGGAACAGGCCTCGCCCATCATCACCCTCACCACGGATTTCGGTCTGCGCGATACCTATGTGGGCCAGATGAAAGGCGCCCTGCTGCAGGGCTGCCCATCCGCGACTCTGGTCGACCTCACCCATGCGATTCCGAGTTGGGATGTCCTCGCCGCCGCGCTCACCCTGCACACCAGCTATCCCTATTTTCCCGTCGGCACGGTGCACCTCGTCGTGGTCGACCCCGGCGTCGGCAGCAGCCGCCGGATTCTCGCGGCCCGCGGCGGGGATCAGTTTTTCGTCTGCCCGGATAACGGTATCCTCAGTTTCCTCCTTCACGAACACCGCCTGCAGGCGGTGCATCGGGTGGAGATGGACCTAGCCGCAACGACGATCAGTCCGACTTTTCACGGTCGAGATATCATGGCCCCGGTTGCCGCCGCTTTGGCCGGAGGGGCGGGACTGGAAAAATTCGGAGCAAAACTTGCGTTCTCCTCCCTTGAACGGATCGATCTTCCCCAGGCGGAAATTGCTGACCACAGGATGAACGGGCAGGTGCTGTCCATCGATCACTTTGGCAATGTGCGCACCTCGATTCGTCTGGACACCCCCCTGCGCAATCCGGCACATTTTTCCGCGGTGGTGATCAACGAATATCGCATCTCCACTTTCGTGACCCATTACAGTGAGGCTCCTATCGGTGCTTTGCTCGTTCTCATCGACAGTTCCGGCTTTGTCGAGGTGGCGGCCAATCAGGCGAGTGCGGCTGCCTTGATCGGATGTCGACCCGGCGATGCATTATCTATCGAATTTGAGTAAAAAGAGAGGTATACTTACTCTTGCAAATCTTTCTGTTTCACCTGCGTCCGACGCATAAGGAACGGAAGAAATGGATCGGCAACGGATCACAGCATGCATCCTGTTGCGAGTTGTCCCCACCCCCTTAAGTTTACTAAGAGTTTGCCTCTCAACTCGTTTTCTTGAAAGGAGAAGATTGTATGAAACAACTGGCCAAGTTTTCGGCGATTGTCGTGGTCTCAGCAGCGTTGACCTCCTGTGCAACCAATCAACAGACAGGAACCGCTGTCGGCGCTGGTGCGGGTGCCGGAATCGGCGCCATTTTGGGACAGGCGATTGGACATAATACCACCAGTACCCTGGTCGGCGCCAGTATCGGTGCCGCCATCGGCGGTATTGCCGGAAATCAGATCGGGGCGTACATGGACAATCAGGAACGTGCCCTGCGGCAGCTTTCCGATGCTAGCATCCAGCGTGACCAGGATGTGCTGACCGCCACCTTCAAGAGCGATATGTTTTTTGATTATGACTCCGCCCAGCTGAAACCCGGTGCATACAGCGAGCTCAACCGGGTGACCGGCGTGCTCAATCAATATCCGCAGACCACGATCACCGTCGAGGGGCACACCGATTCGCGTGGATCCGAGGCGTACAATCAGCAGTTGTCCGAACGCCGCGCCGAGGCGGTGAAGACCGCCCTGGTGCAGCAGGGGGTCGATCCCCGTCGCATCGATGCCGTCGGTTATGGTGAATCCCAGCCGATCTCCTCAAGCGATGCCATGAATCGCCGGGTGAATATCGTCATCAACCCGATTCGTCAATCCAACGGATCGTATTGAGATACTGCCTGTTCTGCCTGTTGCCCTTGATCCGTATTCAGGGGCACAGGTTGTACCCTGTACCTTTTCTCTCTTTCTTTCCGCATTTTTTTGCTTCCCTTTTTTCTCTCACCTATAATACAGTTGTAGCAAGCAGTTACCTGTCTCGTTGTTCTTGTATGACCAAACCTTACATTACTACAGGAGGAGGAACGCATGGCTGTTAAAATCTTGATCAAACGGAAAGTGGCAAAGGAACTCACCCCTCAGCTGGATGGTCTGCTGAAAAAATTGCGGGCCCTGACCCTTAACCAAAAAGGCTATATTTCCGGCGAAACATTTTCCCAGTTGGATGAACCGGGGGTCAGCATGGTCATCAGTACCTGGCAGAGTTTGGACGACTGGCGGGCATGGACCTTGAGCAAAGAGCGGATCGACTTGCAGGAGCAAATCGATAAACTGCTCGGCGCGCCGACCAAATACGAAATTTTTGAGAACGCCTGATTGTCATTCTCGACAAAAGCCCCAAGAATGAAGTTTTGAGCTTTGTAACCCTCTGATTTTATAAAACGTTAACGCCAGAATTCAACTCGAAAATGAGATCTCTCCCCCCGGTCGAGATGGCACCCGGGTGGCGTGGCGCCTCTCGGGGCAACCCGCGATTTCGATGTCATCCCGAACGAATGTGAGGGATCTCAAAATCAGCACCTTGAGCTGAAGATCAACGGGAATCTAGAGGTTTTGACGTTGTACGAAGCGATCCTGATTGCGTGATAGAAAAAACGGCGGTCCATCCTGATGATGGGCCGCCGTTTTTGCGTTATGGGGGCTGGGTTGGTTCTTCCGCAGGTTTCAGAAAGCAGGCTTACCGTTTCCCTTGCCGTTGCCCCGGCCATTACCGTTACGGCGCTGATTGATCTCAGGTTGGCGCATCAGGACTTGGAGCGAGCGAGGCCCGCAGAGGTCGGTGATCTTATGGAAAAGGTCCGATGACGGGCGAACGCTCATATCCTTGAGCACCTGGATATCCACCTCGCCGCGGTTGTCGAAATGGAGAGTCAGCAGCACCGGTGTGGCACCGTGGTGCTGATACAAAAGCTCCTTGAGCTCCATCATATGCTGGCGCGAGGTACGGTTTGCCCGCAGGGTGATCACCGCTCGTTCCGTGTATTTTTCCAGGGCCTGTCCCAGGGTTTTCACCTCCTGGGCGATGATCTTGGCCCCCCGCTCTCCCTGTTGCACCGCCCCCAATACCACCAGCGGCTGGTCGCTGAGCAGCAGATCGGAACATTCGGCAAAGGTCGAAGGAAAGACGATCACCTCCATCTTGCCGCTCATATCCTCCAGGGTGGTGAAGGCCATGCGATCACCCTTTTTCGATTTATGCTCCTTGTAGCTGGCAATGAGCCCGCCTATACGCACCATCTGATCGTCGCGCAGTTTTTCCACCCCGGCTATTTCCATGTCCACCGCCCGCTGCAGATCTTCCATCACCCCCTCAAGGGGATGACCGGTGAGGAAAAAGCCCACGGTTTCCTTTTCCGCTGCCAGTTTCTCCAGGTTGGGCCATTCATCCACATCGGCGGGCAGTTCAACCTCCACGGCCTCGTTCTGTTTGGCCGCGGGCTGGCCCAGGGCAAACAGGTTCATCTGGCCGCTGAGCCGGTCACGCTGGATCGCCTTGGCTCGATCGATACACTGGTCCAGCATGGCCATGTACTGCGCGCGCTTGCCGTTCATCGAGTCAAAGGCCCCGGCCTTGATCAGGCTTTCAATGACCTTGCGGTTGACCTTGGAGCTGTCGACCCGGCTGCAGAAATCACTCAAGGACCGGTAGGGGCCGCTGGTCTCACGCTCCTCGATGATCGAGTCCAGGGCAGCGCCGCCCACGTTTTTCACCGCAGCCAGACCGAAGCGAACCCGGTCGTTGATGACCGTGAAATCGGTGAAGGATTCGTTGATGTCCGGGGGCAGGACCTCGATTTTGAGGCTGCGGCACTCGTTGATGTACTTGACCACCTTGTCGGTGTTGTCGTAGTCGCAGGAGAGCAGGGCAGCGAGGAACTGGGCCGGATAGTGGGCCTTGAGGTAGGCGGTCTGATAGGCCACCAGGGCATAGGCCGCGGAGTGCGATTTGTTGAAGCCGTACCCGGCAAACTTGGCCATCAGGTCAAAGATATAGGTGGCCTTGTCCTCGGGGATGTTGTTTTTCTTGGCCCCGGCCATGAATTTGCCGCGTTCGGTCTCCATGACCTCGGGAATCTTCTTGCCCATGGCCCGGCGGAGAATATCCGCATCGCCCAGGCTGTAACCCGCGAGGATGTTGGATATCTTCATGACCTGCTCCTGGTAGACGATAACCCCGTAGGTCTCCTGGAGCACAGATTTGATCTGAGGCAGCGGGTAATCGGCGGGCCTGCGGCCATGCTTGGTCTCGACAAAGCTGTCCACCATACCCGAGTCCAATGGGCCCGGACGATACAGGGCCACCAGGGCGATCAGGTCGGTGAACTGTTCGGGCGCCATCTTGATCAACAGTTCGCGCATGCCGTCGCTTTCCAGCTGAAATACGCCCAGGGAGTCGCCGCGGCAGAGCAGGGCATAGGTTTGGGGGTCATCCATCGGGATCTTGCGCAGGTCCACGTCCTTGTCCAGATCGTAGCGGATGAGTTTCAAGGCCCGGTCAATCACGGTCAGGGTCTTGAGGCCGAGAAAGTCGAACTTGATCAGCCCGGTCTTCTCGGTGTACTTCATCGCGTACTGGGTCAGAATCTCCTTGTTGGGCCCGATGCAGACCGGCAGATACTCGACCATGGGTTGGGGCGAGACCACCACACCGGCGGCGTGGGTCGACTTGTGGCGGGACAATCCCTCCAGGGTCTGGGAAATAGTCAACAGTTCCCGCACCTCCGCATCCTTCATCGCCTCGCGCAACCGGGGTTCCTTTTCGATCGCCTTCTTGAGGGTGATCTTCAGCTCTTCGGGCACAAGTTTGGCGATCTTATCCACCACCGGCAGGGGGATATCCAAAACTCGGCCCACGTCGCGCAACACCGCTCTGGCCTTCATCGACCCATAGGCCACGATCTGGGCCACATGGGCATCGCCGCCGTAGCGACGCCTGACGTAATCGATGACCTCGTCCCGCCGATCCTTGCAGAAGTCGACGTCGAAGTCCGGCATGGAGACGCGTTCCACATTGAGAAAACGCTCGAACAGCAGGCCGTAAGGGATGGGATCGATGTCGGTGATCGACATGCAGAAGGCGGCCAGGCTGCCCGCTCCGGAGCCACGTCCCGGGCCGACCGGGATTTTGTGATCCTTGGCCCAGTTGATAAAGTCGGCCACAATCAAGAAGTACCCGGAAAATCCCATCTCCTGGATAACGCCGATCTCGTACTCAAGCCGCTCCCGGTAGGTCGCCTCGGTTTCGTCGCTGAACTCGCCCATCTCCCGCATGTGATCCATGCGTTTTTTAAAGCCGTCCCAACATGCCTGGGAAAAGACCGATTCCAGGGTTTCCCCTTCCTCGATCGGGAAGATCGGAAAATAATGGTTGCTGAAATCCAGCTTCAGGTCGCAGCGCTCAGCCACCTCCAGGGTGTTGCTGATCGATTCGGGACAGTAGCTGAATTGGGCTGCCATCTCCTCGCCGGATTTGAAGTAGAGTTCGTTGGTCTCGAAGCGGAACCGGTTGGGATCGTTGATGGTCTTGCCGGTCTGGATGCAGAGCAAGACCTCGTGGGCATAGGATTCCTCCTTGGTGAGGTAATGGCAGTCGTTGGTCGCCACCAGCTTGATGCCCAACTCCTTGGAGAGTGCCATCAGTCCTCTGTTGGCGATGGTCTGCTCCGGCAGGCCGTTTTCCTGAATTTCGAAGTAGAGGCGGTCGCCAAAGACTTTCTGCAACTCCAGGGCGCGTGCTCGGGCGACGTCCTCCTCGTTGTGGGAGAGGCGCCAGGGGATTTCCCCCTTGAGGCAGGCGGTGAGGATGAGCAGACCCTCATGGTGGGCATAGAGGGTTTGGCGATCGATGCGCGGCCGGTAGTAGAATCCCTCGGTTTGTGCCAGCGAGGCCAGTTTCATCAGATTTTTGTAGCCGGTCTCATTCATGGCCAGGGCGACGAGATGAAAGTTATGCCCGGCGCTGCGGTCATGCAGGTGCATGCCGTTTTCCGCCATGTAGAATTCGCAGCCGACCAGCGGTTTGATGCCGGCCTTCTTGGCTTTTTCATAGAACTCCAGGGCCCCGTACATTGCGCCATGGTCGGTGAGGGCAACGGCCTCCATGCCGAATTCCTTGGCGGTGTCGACCAGGTCGCCGACGCGGATGGCCCCGTCGAGCATGGAATACTGGGAGTGGACGTGAAGGTGAACAAAGGGAGTTGGCATAAATTTACTTAATTGCGATTATTTATTTGGTTTATGGGGGTGCGTTGGGTGCTGAAAGGTGCAAGGGAAAACGTCCTCAGGGGCCCCTCCTTGATTTTCAACGACATGCTCCCCTTAAAATTATCGAGTCAGATTGGACAGGAGAAAACTTGACTCTTAACGCTATTAATCAGTCGAGAGGATTTTACTTCGGCTGTATTGGCCTTGTTAGAGTTATATTTTTAATGATACTCATTATGTGATATGGAGATTCGATATCTTTTGATTCAATTATTATTGATCTGCCGTTAAACATATCGTTTGCTGCAGATTTTATAGGCTCCAAGTCACTCAAACTAAAATAGGAATCATCAATACACATAAAGTTGTATCCTTGAGATTCATCATATACAAAAAATATTATTTTTGCTTTTCTGCATATATTTACCAATCTTTCAATTCTCATATTTAGCAATTCGCTAATTTTTATAAGATTATATTCTGGATCAGTATGTCCTTTTGAAGTTGCTATGTCAGCAAACTTATGCCAATTATAATGCGCAAGTACATAGCCATGGTTCATATCCAGTGTGTAATACCCAAATGTTGAATCTAAATATTTTTTAATATCTTTTTGAGTTTTACTTTTTGCTAAATTATTTATCTCTTCATAAGTGGACGTTTCAAATTTGATTCCAAGCCCATATTTAATATCAGTGTAGTTTTCATTTTTTATGCATGCAGTTTGGGTTGATTTGTCATTATATTTTAAGTCAATGTTTTGATTTTTAAGAATTTTACCTATTGAATGCGGTGTAAAAAAACCATTATCAAAAGGCAAGCTAGCTTGAATGATTCCAAGTTTTGAATAAAGATTGCGTTTCGTAAAACATCTAAATCCAGCTGGGATTATTGCAACCTCACCAGAGTTCATTAACATTGTCAATTTATATAAACTAAAAAATTGTTTCAGAGATCGTAAATTAGAATTTTTAATAACATTTATAATTATACGTAAAAATATTTGTATTTTTTTGAAAAAATTATTTAACTTAAAAATCATAAATTAACCTTTTTATTCAGACGCATAATTAAAATATTATCTGAATGCAATGTTATCTCATAACATTATGACATTTCATGTGATATATATCGGAGATATATGTTAAAAAATGAATTGACAATTCGCTTGATTTGCATTTTTTAATAGATTCTATGGCTCAGTTATCCAGGATGTGCGATAATAATAGTTAATCATTTATACTTTTCTCAATGATCTTCAACGGTCAAGGTAATTCCGATACTAATTGACTCGACTATTTTGCTTCAGATTCCAGCCCGCCTTTCTGTCATATATCACACTAGATAGAAAAAAATTGAGTGAAGTCGGGATGATACTCAAAAAAATTTCAACCAGCCGTTCATGTATAGAGGTATCTCCTGGTGGGCGGCATTTCGGACGGCCCCTTCTGCTGGTGCTTGGTGGCAACGGTCTGAAATATACAGAGCGAACCATCTTGGAAGGCCAAGGAAACGCCCGCAAGGTAGGCTAACCACATCCTGTAGCACTCCTCTCCGATCAACTCAACCGCCCGCTCTTTATGTGTTTCGAGGCGTTGGCACCATAATCTGGTCGTCCGTGCATAATGTTCCCGCCATGCTTCAACGTCATGCACTTCAAAACCACAGGCTTCGATTGTAGAGAGGGTATGCCCGATATGATCCAATTCGGATCCTGGAAAAATATATTTCAAAATAAATTTTCTTCCTGGTGTAATACGGGCAAATTTTTTGGGGCTATGCTTTGCCCGTCGCGTAATGCCATGATTGAGGAATATGCCACGATCACGCAGGAGAGACTTCATTTTATTGAAATACGTTGTGTAGTTGGCAATGCCGATATGTTCATACATCCCGATGCTGGCAATTTTGTCAAACTCTCCGGACAGCTCACGGTAATCGCGAAGTTCGATAGTGATCCGATCCGTCAAACCGAGTCGTTTTATTTTTTCTTGTGCAAAATCGTATTGTTTCTGAGAGAGCGTCACTCCATGGCCAATAACTTGAAATCGCTGCACTGCGTGGCACAGCAAACCGCCCCATCCGCAGCCGATATCCAAAAAGCGGTCTCCCGGCTGAAGCCGGAGTTTACGGCAAATCATGTCGAGTTTATTCTGTTGCGCCTGTTCCAGCCCCTGGTCCCAGGAGGTGAAATACCCACACGAATACTGCATTTCAGGGTCAAGGAAGAGTCCGTATAACTCATTGGAGATGTCGTAATGGAACTGAATAAAAGACTTTTCATCTCGTGCAGATTGAACTCGTCCGCTTTCGTTTCCTCGAAATTGGTGACTAAGTTCGATCTTGCTTTTCTTGGCAAATAAAAACGGAAGGGCCTGTCTGAGCAGATACCATTTGTTGAGTCGTTTTTTGATCTGGCTGGAAGGTACTCCGACTGTTCTTGCACCGCGTTTGCGAAGCATTTCATAGAAATCAATCAGATTGCCGCCATTAAAATCAATTTTTCCGGTGGCATATTGGCGGAGAAAGTTTTCCAAAGTGGGTTTTCGTAAAATCGTACTCAATACCTCAGGGCCATGTATGGATATATGCCATTGCTCCGAAGCATTATCTCCCAGAGGAATGTAAGAACCATCCCATAAACGTATGCAAATATTGGCATCTGCTCTTTCTGCAAGATGTGCAAATATTCGTCGAGCAGCATCAAGGTATCTTCTGTCCAGAGTTTTGTTGATCATGATTAACGTCGGAGGCAAGGTAGTTTATAAAGAAGGCTTGGAGCCGCAACCCCCTCTTTCGAATTTGCTCACTCAAATCGGGCAGAGGCTTAGCTTTGTCAGAGAAGTGTGGGCAGAATTTCCTGGGTTACGTCTTAGGCGTTATCCTAGAAAGAAGTTGGTCAAACTGCTTTCAATTTTTGGGAACAGGGAGTTGAAACCGTGGCCACCCCTGGTCGAGTAAGCCCTTCCGGTTCCGCCATGATACTTGCGGGACAACTCACAAGAAAATGTGGTTCGCCCTCTATTGTTGGCTCACTCATTGACATCGCTACAATGTGGCATAAGAATAATACGCAGCTGGTAACGTTTTCAATGAATACCCATTTAACTCGGTGCATGTTTGCCGTTCTCTGAAAAAACCTCGGGAACGACGTTTCGAGCTTCGTAACATGTTGATTTTACGATGCGTGGCATTCAGGCTTTTGACTCTTCACGAAACCATCATGATTGTGAGCCTTTTTCTTTCTTACCCTAGGAGGACTTCATGCGCAGGTGCCCCTTTTTCAAGACAGATACCCGAAAATTGAATAAGGTCGAAATTCTTGTAAATCGTTATCC
Coding sequences within it:
- the xseB gene encoding exodeoxyribonuclease VII small subunit; this translates as MAKKTFENALTKLEQITEELESGDLSLEKSLEKFNEGMALLQFCNGKLDEAKTQVELLLNKNGSLEAIPFTEEESGDQNLSQ
- the xerA gene encoding site-specific tyrosine recombinase/integron integrase; translated protein: MTSLVERFVTWLLVEKGYSPHTADGYQRDLLEFLQFSGPSLNPEALTPVVVQSFVGSLYNRNASASVARKLSALRTFFRFLKREHLLSSDPLAGVAGPKQGQHIPAFLTVDEVFALLEAPVVSDRYWRRDRALLEILYATGMRVSEVVGANIEDIDLGEEMVRVHGKGNKERIVPFGRAAREALEQYLPERHSLQLARVLRGRAADEQACFLNGQGSRLSVRSVERLIQTYAQRAGIGVTVTPHALRHSFATHLLEMGADLRTVQELLGHVSLSTTQKYTHLNLDHLSRVYDRAHPQAKMSSR
- the hslV gene encoding ATP-dependent protease subunit HslV, translating into MHKPIIRSTTIVAIRHKGEVVVAGDGQVTLGSTVIKHQARKVRRLYHDKVITGFAGSTADAFTLYDRLESKLEQFNGNLMRSAVELAKDWRMDKMLRRLEAMLIAVDAKHSLLLSGTGDVIEADDSILAIGSGGPYALAAARALVAHSDLDAEAIARTSLEIAGSICIYTNSNIVVEKI
- the hslU gene encoding ATP-dependent protease ATPase subunit HslU, with the protein product MKGINSLTPRQTVAELDRYIIGQADAKRSVAIALRNRWRRQQVEPPLREEIAPKNIIMIGPTGVGKTEIARRLAQLAQSPFLKVEASKFTEVGYVGRDVESMIRDLTQLAINMVTKEEQEGVQEKAAVMAEERLLDLLLPPVGGQAGVATTPASNVIPLGYEGGDRRDESRAQTTRERFREMLRKGDLDDRMVEMSVSATGATPVVEVFSASGMEEMQSSLQDAFSKFFPKKKQTKKIKVPEALELLKREEAERLVDHESVSEKAIRRTEQSGIIFLDEIDKIAARSGAGSGSPDVSREGVQRDLLPIVEGTTVTTKYGPVKTDHILFIASGAFHMAKPSDLAPELQGRFPIRVNLHALGEEEFFRILTEPQNALIKQYQALLATEEINLIFEEEAIREMARIAVQVNQKTEDIGARRLHTVVERVLDEVSFDASDREDLTFTVTADYVRRQLDDISENQDLSRYIL
- a CDS encoding SAM-dependent chlorinase/fluorinase, which encodes MEQASPIITLTTDFGLRDTYVGQMKGALLQGCPSATLVDLTHAIPSWDVLAAALTLHTSYPYFPVGTVHLVVVDPGVGSSRRILAARGGDQFFVCPDNGILSFLLHEHRLQAVHRVEMDLAATTISPTFHGRDIMAPVAAALAGGAGLEKFGAKLAFSSLERIDLPQAEIADHRMNGQVLSIDHFGNVRTSIRLDTPLRNPAHFSAVVINEYRISTFVTHYSEAPIGALLVLIDSSGFVEVAANQASAAALIGCRPGDALSIEFE
- a CDS encoding OmpA family protein — encoded protein: MKQLAKFSAIVVVSAALTSCATNQQTGTAVGAGAGAGIGAILGQAIGHNTTSTLVGASIGAAIGGIAGNQIGAYMDNQERALRQLSDASIQRDQDVLTATFKSDMFFDYDSAQLKPGAYSELNRVTGVLNQYPQTTITVEGHTDSRGSEAYNQQLSERRAEAVKTALVQQGVDPRRIDAVGYGESQPISSSDAMNRRVNIVINPIRQSNGSY
- a CDS encoding antibiotic biosynthesis monooxygenase, which produces MAVKILIKRKVAKELTPQLDGLLKKLRALTLNQKGYISGETFSQLDEPGVSMVISTWQSLDDWRAWTLSKERIDLQEQIDKLLGAPTKYEIFENA